In Marivivens aquimaris, one genomic interval encodes:
- a CDS encoding aspartate-semialdehyde dehydrogenase → MGYKVVVVGATGNVGHEMLNILAEREFPVDEIAALASRKSLGTEVSFGDKTIKTQDLEQFDFTGWDIALFAIGSDATKKYAPKAASQGCVVIDNSSLYRYDPDVPLIVPEVNADEVVNYTKKNIIANPNCSTAQMVVALKPLHDRAKIKRVVVSTYQSVSGTGKEAIDELWNQTKGMYVPGQEVAPSVYPKQIAFNVIPHIDVFMDSGDTKEEWKMVTETKKIVDKSIKVTATCVRVPTFVGHAESINVEFEEFLDWEEATDILREAPGIMVVDKREAGGYVTPVECVGDFATFISRIRQDVTVENGINFWCVSDNLRKGAALNAVQIAEVLGQRCLKKG, encoded by the coding sequence ATGGGCTACAAAGTCGTCGTCGTTGGCGCCACGGGCAACGTGGGCCACGAAATGCTCAACATCCTCGCTGAACGCGAGTTTCCGGTTGATGAAATTGCTGCGCTGGCCAGCCGAAAATCGCTCGGCACCGAAGTCAGCTTTGGCGACAAGACTATCAAGACCCAGGACCTCGAACAGTTCGACTTCACCGGCTGGGACATCGCTCTCTTCGCGATCGGTTCGGACGCGACGAAGAAGTACGCACCGAAGGCTGCCAGCCAGGGCTGCGTCGTCATCGATAACTCGTCGCTCTACCGCTACGACCCCGATGTTCCGTTGATCGTTCCGGAAGTGAACGCAGACGAAGTCGTGAACTACACGAAGAAAAACATCATCGCGAACCCGAACTGCTCGACCGCGCAGATGGTTGTCGCTCTGAAGCCGCTGCATGACCGCGCCAAGATCAAGCGTGTCGTCGTTTCGACCTACCAGTCCGTTTCGGGCACCGGCAAAGAAGCTATCGACGAACTGTGGAACCAGACCAAGGGCATGTACGTCCCGGGTCAGGAAGTCGCTCCGTCGGTTTACCCCAAGCAGATCGCCTTCAACGTGATCCCGCACATCGACGTCTTCATGGACAGCGGCGACACCAAAGAAGAATGGAAGATGGTCACCGAGACCAAGAAGATCGTCGACAAGAGCATCAAGGTCACCGCGACCTGCGTGCGCGTCCCGACCTTCGTCGGCCACGCCGAATCGATCAACGTCGAGTTCGAAGAGTTCCTCGACTGGGAAGAAGCGACCGACATCCTGCGCGAAGCTCCGGGCATCATGGTCGTCGATAAGCGCGAAGCTGGTGGCTATGTCACTCCGGTCGAATGCGTTGGCGACTTCGCGACCTTCATCAGCCGCATCCGTCAGGACGTAACCGTCGAGAACGGCATCAACTTCTGGTGCGTCTCGGACAACCTGCGCAAGGGTGCTGCCCTCAACGCTGTCCAGATCGCCGAAGTGCTCGGCCAGCGCTGCCTGAAAAAAGGCTGA
- a CDS encoding carbonic anhydrase produces MHSARPLPEYLVRRYQGWKATAYAENRAWYRRLADEGQRPRAMVISCCDSRVHVTSIFGAETGEFFIHRNIANLVPPYTPDGDHHGTSAAVEYAVSSLKVAHIIVMGHSQCGGVAGCHAMCHGKAPELEEKTSFVGTWLNLLRPGFERVSELPEEQQVKALEREAVLVSLENLSTFPFVQNAMEEGMLTLHGLYNDIGEGTLEFFDPTDSKFHLI; encoded by the coding sequence ATGCATTCCGCCCGCCCGCTTCCCGAATATCTGGTCCGCCGCTACCAAGGCTGGAAAGCCACTGCATACGCTGAGAACCGCGCTTGGTATCGCCGCCTTGCCGATGAAGGCCAGCGCCCCCGTGCGATGGTGATTTCCTGCTGCGATAGCCGTGTGCATGTGACTTCCATTTTCGGTGCGGAGACCGGTGAGTTCTTCATTCACCGCAACATTGCAAACCTCGTGCCGCCCTACACACCCGATGGCGATCACCACGGTACGTCTGCTGCGGTCGAGTACGCTGTCAGCTCGCTGAAGGTCGCGCACATCATCGTCATGGGTCACTCGCAGTGCGGCGGCGTCGCCGGTTGTCACGCGATGTGCCACGGCAAGGCGCCAGAGCTTGAAGAGAAAACGTCCTTCGTGGGCACGTGGCTGAACCTGCTTCGCCCTGGTTTCGAGCGCGTCTCGGAACTGCCTGAAGAGCAGCAGGTGAAAGCGCTTGAACGTGAAGCCGTTTTAGTGAGCCTCGAAAATCTGTCGACCTTCCCGTTCGTGCAAAATGCGATGGAGGAAGGCATGTTGACGCTCCACGGTCTTTACAACGACATCGGTGAAGGAACGCTGGAGTTCTTTGATCCGACGGACAGCAAGTTCCACCTGATCTAA
- a CDS encoding leucyl aminopeptidase family protein: MNFDAPDAPAITLEAVTSANWSAVQNGLTENAQAWAKVQGFDGGAGQVLTLPSTDGGIERAFIGMGDQKAQSRQRFIVAAGAAKLPEGAYDLKGLEGAALEEAALGWLLASYRFDRYRKQSEMKATLIAPEGIDADRILTIAKGECLTRDLINTPASDMGPPDLEAAARKLAEEHGASIEVTVGDDLLEKNFPMVHAVGRAANRAPRLIDMRWGSEGPTLTLVGKGVCFDTGGLNIKPSSSMGLMKKDMGGSATVLGLAHMIMGLGLKLQLRVLIPAVENSIAGNAFRPQDILNSRKGLTVEINNTDAEGRLVLADALTYGSEENPDLIVSMATLTGAARVAVGPDLAPFYTDHDDDASALAIAAAQVADPVWRMPFHNPYEAMIEPGVADLDNAPKGGFAGSITAALFLRRFVDAPRYMHFDIYGWQPTAAPARPHGGVGQGARALLEALPKMLGL; this comes from the coding sequence TTGAACTTTGATGCGCCCGACGCCCCCGCAATCACCCTCGAAGCCGTCACTTCTGCAAACTGGTCCGCTGTCCAGAATGGACTGACGGAAAACGCCCAGGCTTGGGCCAAGGTGCAGGGGTTCGACGGCGGCGCGGGTCAGGTTCTGACGCTGCCGAGCACGGATGGCGGCATCGAGCGCGCATTCATCGGAATGGGCGATCAAAAAGCGCAAAGTCGCCAAAGGTTCATCGTCGCTGCGGGTGCCGCGAAACTGCCCGAAGGTGCCTATGACCTGAAAGGCCTCGAAGGCGCTGCACTTGAAGAAGCCGCGCTTGGCTGGCTGCTGGCGTCCTACCGTTTCGACCGCTACCGCAAGCAGAGCGAGATGAAGGCGACGCTCATTGCGCCTGAGGGCATCGACGCTGACCGTATTCTGACGATTGCCAAGGGCGAGTGCCTGACACGCGATCTGATTAACACGCCCGCCTCCGACATGGGCCCTCCCGATCTGGAAGCCGCTGCCCGCAAACTGGCTGAGGAGCATGGCGCGAGCATCGAGGTCACGGTTGGCGACGACCTGCTTGAGAAAAACTTCCCCATGGTCCACGCCGTCGGCCGCGCTGCCAACCGCGCGCCTCGTCTGATCGACATGCGTTGGGGTAGCGAAGGTCCGACGCTCACACTGGTCGGCAAGGGCGTTTGCTTCGACACCGGCGGTCTGAACATCAAACCGTCGTCGTCGATGGGCTTGATGAAAAAGGACATGGGCGGCTCTGCCACCGTGCTTGGCCTTGCGCATATGATCATGGGACTTGGGCTGAAGCTGCAACTACGCGTCCTGATCCCCGCTGTCGAAAACTCCATCGCCGGTAACGCCTTCCGTCCGCAGGATATTCTGAATAGCCGCAAGGGTCTCACGGTCGAGATCAACAACACCGACGCCGAAGGCCGCCTCGTGCTCGCCGACGCGCTGACCTACGGCAGCGAAGAAAACCCCGATCTGATCGTCTCCATGGCGACGCTGACCGGTGCGGCCCGCGTGGCGGTCGGCCCTGACCTCGCGCCGTTCTACACCGACCACGACGACGATGCGTCTGCACTGGCAATCGCCGCTGCTCAGGTCGCCGATCCGGTCTGGCGTATGCCGTTCCACAATCCCTACGAGGCGATGATCGAACCGGGAGTCGCTGACCTCGATAATGCGCCGAAGGGTGGATTTGCGGGGTCCATCACCGCCGCTCTGTTCCTGCGCCGTTTCGTGGATGCGCCGCGCTACATGCACTTCGATATTTATGGTTGGCAGCCCACTGCGGCACCTGCGCGCCCGCACGGCGGCGTCGGTCAAGGTGCCCGCGCACTGCTGGAAGCATTGCCAAAAATGCTGGGCCTATGA
- a CDS encoding C40 family peptidase, with product MTDRRTTPANSRVAAGYLEGKVAAPRYTEGHTAYVAAPLVELLDIPGGRRDRQLQAGTPLTVYEDEAGWSYVQSQRNGYVGYVLSAQLSTDWAPDHRISSFGTHVYRDASMKSPNISFIGFGAELPVLDTTDKFAKTPLGYVPLQHLERNDASRNDPVAVAELHLNVPYLWGGNSTRGIDCSGLVSAAFGACGVNCAGDSDLQEQSCGTALTDTQPKRGDLFFWPGHVAIVYDDSNIIHANAHHMAVAIEDMDDALRRIGPVRTHRRI from the coding sequence ATGACCGACAGACGGACCACGCCCGCCAACTCGCGGGTCGCGGCGGGCTACCTTGAAGGGAAGGTAGCTGCGCCCCGATACACCGAAGGTCATACCGCATATGTCGCGGCGCCGCTCGTCGAACTGCTCGACATTCCGGGCGGTCGACGTGACAGGCAGCTTCAGGCAGGGACACCCCTGACCGTGTATGAAGACGAGGCCGGCTGGAGCTACGTTCAGTCGCAGCGCAACGGCTACGTTGGCTACGTTCTATCCGCGCAACTGAGCACCGACTGGGCGCCCGATCACCGGATTAGCTCATTCGGTACGCATGTTTATCGCGATGCATCCATGAAATCGCCGAACATCAGTTTCATCGGATTTGGCGCGGAACTGCCTGTATTAGACACGACTGACAAGTTCGCGAAGACCCCGCTTGGCTACGTCCCGCTCCAACATCTCGAGCGCAACGACGCCAGCCGCAACGACCCTGTTGCGGTGGCCGAACTTCACCTCAACGTGCCGTACCTTTGGGGCGGAAACTCCACCCGCGGGATCGATTGCTCGGGTCTGGTGTCCGCCGCGTTCGGCGCGTGCGGAGTGAACTGCGCGGGTGACAGCGATCTGCAGGAACAGTCCTGCGGAACGGCGCTGACAGACACGCAACCAAAACGCGGCGATCTGTTTTTTTGGCCGGGTCACGTGGCGATTGTTTACGACGACAGCAATATTATCCACGCCAATGCGCATCATATGGCGGTCGCGATCGAAGATATGGACGACGCGCTGCGAAGGATCGGGCCCGTTCGGACCCACCGCAGGATTTAA
- a CDS encoding DUF2794 domain-containing protein, whose amino-acid sequence MTLQPPTPFIGSSEQVSFHRTELHIILGLYGRMVAAGEWRDYGISALKDVAVFSVFRRTAEFPLYRIEKRPKLRMKQGQYSVISAEGMILKRGNDLKQVLVPLERKLIRAVD is encoded by the coding sequence ATGACGCTGCAACCGCCCACCCCGTTTATCGGCTCGTCAGAGCAGGTGTCGTTTCACCGGACCGAGCTGCATATCATCCTTGGCCTTTACGGGCGGATGGTCGCCGCGGGCGAATGGCGGGACTATGGCATTTCGGCGCTGAAGGATGTCGCAGTGTTTTCCGTGTTCCGGCGGACAGCTGAATTTCCGCTCTACCGGATTGAAAAACGGCCCAAACTTCGCATGAAGCAGGGCCAATATTCCGTGATTTCGGCAGAGGGCATGATCCTCAAGCGGGGCAACGACCTCAAACAGGTCCTTGTGCCGCTGGAGCGCAAATTGATCCGCGCCGTCGATTAA
- a CDS encoding I78 family peptidase inhibitor, whose amino-acid sequence MRRFSFVSVICAILTGCGTTELTPPPAFPEESYDTCGGSQYADLIGQPDYALEKVLILDEVRILRPGDIVTMEYRMRRLNFEINENGIIDRIYCS is encoded by the coding sequence GTGCGACGTTTTTCTTTCGTTTCCGTCATTTGCGCGATTTTGACCGGATGTGGAACCACCGAATTGACACCACCACCGGCTTTTCCAGAGGAAAGCTATGACACTTGCGGTGGTTCACAATACGCTGATCTGATCGGCCAACCGGACTACGCGCTGGAAAAAGTGCTCATCCTCGACGAGGTGCGTATTTTGCGTCCTGGCGACATCGTCACGATGGAATACCGGATGCGCAGGCTCAATTTCGAGATCAATGAAAACGGGATCATCGACAGGATTTATTGTTCCTGA
- a CDS encoding S-(hydroxymethyl)glutathione dehydrogenase/class III alcohol dehydrogenase, giving the protein MRTRAAVALEAGKPLEVMDVNLEGPKEGEVLVEIKATGICHTDEFTLSGADPEGLFPAILGHEGAGVVVEVGPGVKNLKPGDHVIPLYTPECRECPSCLSQKTNLCTSIRGTQGQGLMPDGTSRFSMLDGTPILHYMGCSTFANHTVLPEIALAKIREDAPFDKVCYIGCGVTTGVGAVINTAQVEEGATAVVFGLGGIGLNVIQGLRLAGADMIIGVDLNNDKKEWGERFGMTHFVNPKEIGEDIVPYIVNMTKRRGDLIGGADYTFDCTGNTTVMRQALECSHRGWGQSIVIGVAAAGAEISTRPFQLVTGRVWKGTAFGGARGRTDVPKIVDWYMEGKIEIDPMITHTLSLDDINKGFDLMHEGKSIRSVVVY; this is encoded by the coding sequence ATGCGTACCCGTGCCGCCGTCGCCCTTGAGGCTGGCAAACCGCTCGAGGTCATGGACGTGAACCTCGAAGGCCCGAAAGAGGGCGAGGTTCTGGTCGAGATCAAGGCCACCGGCATTTGCCACACCGACGAATTTACCCTTTCGGGCGCTGACCCCGAAGGTCTGTTCCCCGCAATCCTCGGTCACGAAGGCGCTGGCGTCGTTGTCGAAGTCGGCCCCGGCGTCAAAAACCTGAAGCCCGGCGACCACGTCATTCCGCTCTACACACCGGAATGCCGCGAGTGCCCGAGCTGTCTGAGCCAGAAGACCAACCTCTGCACCTCGATCCGTGGCACCCAAGGTCAGGGCCTCATGCCCGATGGCACCTCGCGTTTCTCGATGCTCGATGGCACGCCGATCCTGCACTACATGGGCTGCTCGACCTTCGCGAACCACACCGTCCTGCCGGAAATCGCGCTCGCCAAGATCCGTGAAGACGCGCCGTTCGACAAAGTCTGTTACATCGGCTGCGGCGTCACCACCGGCGTTGGCGCTGTGATCAACACCGCTCAGGTCGAAGAGGGTGCTACGGCCGTTGTCTTTGGCCTCGGCGGTATCGGTCTGAACGTCATTCAGGGACTGCGCCTCGCGGGTGCCGACATGATCATCGGCGTCGATCTGAACAACGACAAAAAGGAATGGGGCGAACGCTTCGGCATGACCCATTTCGTCAACCCGAAGGAAATCGGCGAAGACATCGTGCCGTACATCGTCAACATGACCAAGCGTCGTGGCGACCTGATCGGCGGCGCGGATTACACCTTCGACTGCACCGGCAACACGACGGTCATGCGTCAGGCACTGGAATGTTCGCACCGTGGTTGGGGTCAGTCGATCGTCATCGGCGTAGCCGCTGCCGGCGCTGAAATCAGCACCCGTCCGTTCCAACTGGTGACCGGCCGCGTCTGGAAAGGCACCGCGTTCGGCGGCGCTCGTGGCCGTACCGACGTTCCGAAGATCGTCGACTGGTACATGGAAGGTAAGATCGAGATTGACCCGATGATCACCCACACGCTTTCGCTGGATGACATCAACAAGGGCTTCGACCTCATGCACGAAGGCAAGTCGATCCGTTCGGTTGTCGTGTACTAA
- a CDS encoding TetR/AcrR family transcriptional regulator, with product MPDGDQDIKRGRKFEQVIEGAREVFLKDGFDGASVDDIAKVAGVSKATLYSYFPDKRLLFMEVARIECQVQAENISSRVDLSLSLRDMLTFAAREFIEILTRPFNRRMYRMCVAEAERFPAVGEQFYTCGPANARMKIGSFLKKYVERGELDIEDFDLAADQFEVLCKADIVDRGLFLNQSEFTEAEKKRVADGAVEMFLARYGVK from the coding sequence ATGCCGGACGGCGATCAGGACATCAAACGCGGACGCAAGTTCGAACAGGTTATTGAAGGGGCGCGCGAAGTGTTCCTCAAGGATGGTTTTGACGGGGCGAGCGTGGATGACATCGCCAAGGTGGCGGGCGTCTCCAAGGCGACACTCTACAGCTATTTCCCCGATAAGCGCCTGCTGTTCATGGAAGTCGCGCGGATTGAATGTCAGGTGCAGGCAGAGAATATCTCCTCCCGCGTCGATCTTTCGCTATCCCTGCGCGACATGCTGACCTTCGCCGCGCGCGAATTCATTGAAATCCTGACACGCCCCTTCAATCGCCGCATGTACCGCATGTGTGTTGCAGAAGCCGAGCGTTTCCCCGCCGTGGGTGAACAGTTCTACACCTGTGGACCTGCCAACGCGCGGATGAAGATCGGGAGTTTTCTGAAGAAGTACGTCGAACGCGGAGAGCTTGATATCGAGGATTTCGATCTCGCAGCCGATCAATTCGAGGTGCTTTGTAAGGCCGACATCGTCGACCGTGGACTGTTCCTGAACCAGTCCGAATTCACCGAAGCCGAAAAGAAACGTGTGGCCGACGGCGCGGTGGAGATGTTCCTCGCCCGCTACGGGGTGAAGTAA
- the mbfA gene encoding iron exporter MbfA: protein MLSALAQRRRFKDLTEQEILALAISSEEDDARIYRMYGESLRAEFPSSAAVFDEMAAEEDTHRERLIVEHQRRFGDVIPLIRREHVSGYYTRRPVWLVENLGIERIREEAANMERDAERFYLAAAKSTSDAGTRKLLGDLAAAEAGHNQKAIDLEHEHLTDEHIDDEAKAAHRQFVLTYVQPGLAGLMDGSVSTLAPIFATAFATEDPMTTLQVGLAASIGAGISMGFTEAASDDGQISGRGSPVKRGVATGVMTTLGGLGHALPYLIPHFWTATVIALIIVFVELWAITWIQNKYMDTPFFRAAFQVVVGGALVFAAGALIGAG, encoded by the coding sequence ATGCTCTCTGCACTCGCCCAGCGCCGTCGGTTTAAGGATCTGACAGAACAGGAAATTCTGGCTCTTGCGATTTCGTCCGAGGAGGACGATGCGCGTATATACAGAATGTATGGCGAGAGCCTACGCGCCGAATTTCCGTCCAGCGCGGCGGTTTTCGATGAAATGGCAGCAGAGGAAGACACGCACCGTGAACGCCTGATTGTAGAGCATCAGCGGCGCTTTGGTGATGTGATTCCGCTGATCCGCCGCGAGCACGTCAGCGGCTACTACACCCGCCGCCCCGTCTGGCTGGTCGAGAACCTCGGCATTGAGCGTATCCGCGAAGAAGCCGCTAACATGGAGCGTGACGCGGAGCGGTTCTACCTTGCCGCTGCAAAATCGACTTCGGACGCGGGCACGCGCAAGCTGCTCGGCGATCTGGCTGCGGCGGAAGCGGGCCATAACCAGAAAGCCATCGACCTCGAACACGAGCACCTGACCGACGAACACATCGACGATGAGGCCAAAGCCGCGCACCGTCAGTTCGTCCTGACCTACGTCCAGCCGGGTCTGGCGGGTCTGATGGATGGCTCGGTGTCGACCCTCGCCCCTATCTTCGCCACGGCCTTTGCGACCGAAGACCCGATGACCACGCTTCAGGTGGGCCTCGCTGCGTCGATCGGTGCGGGTATTTCCATGGGCTTTACCGAGGCCGCTTCGGACGACGGCCAGATCTCGGGCCGCGGTTCGCCCGTAAAACGCGGAGTCGCAACGGGAGTGATGACCACGCTCGGCGGTCTGGGCCACGCCCTGCCCTACCTTATCCCGCATTTCTGGACCGCAACCGTGATCGCGCTGATCATCGTCTTCGTCGAACTGTGGGCGATTACGTGGATCCAGAACAAATACATGGACACCCCGTTCTTCCGCGCCGCATTCCAAGTCGTCGTCGGCGGCGCGCTGGTGTTTGCCGCAGGTGCCCTGATCGGGGCAGGCTAG
- the gpmI gene encoding 2,3-bisphosphoglycerate-independent phosphoglycerate mutase has translation MSRPKPVVLCILDGWGKRADSTANAPALANTPTFDRLQSECPTAELITHGPDVGLPTGQMGNSEVGHTNIGAGRVVAMDLGQIDLSMEDGSFSEKEALLAFIDKLKQTGGRAHLMGVVSDGGVHGHIDHIVSAAKVLRDAGLPVVLHAITDGRDVAPKSADGFMKDLLDRLPEGCDVVTVTGRYYAMDRDNRWERVSTAYEAMVDGKGQFTADNAAQAVKDAYGRDEMDEFIKATVIGDYDGVKEGDGLFCLNFRADRAREILAAIGNPEFDGFDRGELPPFAALLGMVQYSSAHNEWYETVFPKREIVNTLGAWVAKHGLTQFRLAETEKYPHVTFFLNGGKEEPEEGEDRYMPKSPKVATYDLQPEMSAPEVTEKFVEAIEKGYDLIVTNYANPDMVGHTGDLDAAIKACEAVDQGLTKVVAALEKAGGAMVITADHGNCETMVDPETGGAHTAHTLNHVSVAVFGAPEGTTLRNGRLADLAPTILDLMGLEKPEEMTGESLIK, from the coding sequence ATGAGCCGACCCAAACCCGTTGTCCTGTGTATTCTCGACGGTTGGGGTAAGCGCGCGGACAGCACCGCCAACGCGCCTGCCCTTGCGAACACCCCCACTTTCGACCGCCTCCAGTCGGAATGCCCGACGGCAGAGCTGATTACGCACGGTCCGGACGTCGGCCTTCCCACCGGCCAGATGGGCAACTCCGAAGTCGGCCACACAAACATTGGCGCGGGCCGCGTCGTGGCGATGGACCTCGGCCAGATCGACCTTTCGATGGAAGACGGCAGCTTCAGTGAGAAAGAAGCGCTTCTCGCTTTCATCGACAAGCTAAAGCAAACCGGCGGCCGCGCGCACTTGATGGGCGTTGTGTCGGACGGCGGTGTTCACGGTCACATCGACCACATCGTCTCGGCAGCCAAGGTTCTCCGCGATGCGGGCCTGCCTGTCGTACTGCACGCGATCACCGATGGCCGCGATGTCGCGCCGAAGTCGGCTGACGGTTTCATGAAGGACCTGCTCGACCGTCTGCCAGAGGGCTGCGATGTCGTCACCGTGACGGGCCGCTACTACGCGATGGACCGCGACAACCGCTGGGAACGCGTTTCGACCGCCTATGAGGCGATGGTCGACGGCAAAGGTCAGTTCACCGCCGACAACGCCGCTCAGGCCGTCAAAGATGCCTACGGTCGCGACGAAATGGACGAGTTCATCAAGGCGACCGTCATCGGCGATTATGATGGCGTGAAAGAGGGCGACGGCCTGTTCTGCCTGAACTTCCGCGCTGACCGTGCCCGCGAAATCCTCGCTGCAATCGGCAACCCCGAATTTGACGGTTTTGATCGTGGCGAACTGCCACCGTTTGCCGCTCTGCTCGGCATGGTGCAGTACTCGTCGGCCCACAACGAGTGGTACGAGACCGTTTTCCCGAAGCGCGAAATCGTCAACACTCTCGGCGCTTGGGTCGCCAAGCACGGCCTGACCCAATTCCGTCTGGCGGAGACCGAGAAATACCCGCACGTCACGTTCTTCCTAAACGGCGGCAAAGAAGAGCCCGAGGAAGGCGAAGATCGCTACATGCCGAAATCGCCCAAGGTCGCGACCTATGACCTTCAGCCCGAAATGTCGGCGCCTGAGGTGACCGAGAAGTTCGTGGAAGCCATCGAGAAAGGCTACGACCTGATCGTCACCAACTACGCCAACCCCGATATGGTCGGCCACACCGGCGATCTGGATGCCGCGATCAAGGCTTGCGAAGCCGTCGATCAGGGTCTGACCAAGGTCGTTGCCGCGCTTGAAAAAGCAGGCGGTGCGATGGTCATTACCGCTGACCACGGCAACTGCGAAACCATGGTCGATCCGGAGACAGGCGGCGCGCACACCGCGCACACGTTGAACCACGTTTCGGTCGCTGTATTCGGCGCGCCCGAAGGCACGACGCTCCGCAACGGTCGCCTCGCGGACCTCGCTCCGACCATTCTGGACCTCATGGGACTGGAGAAACCGGAAGAGATGACCGGGGAAAGCCTGATCAAGTGA
- a CDS encoding murein hydrolase activator EnvC family protein, which translates to MFRAAAIVFALWSGAAMAETGPAEAAQAAVQRIESAALMLDDASSADDRVAALTETVRAYEEGLISLREGLRRASIRQTTLEQRLEAKSDEIANLLGVLQSMSRSPAPVLLLHPAGALGTARSGMIVADVTPALQDQANELKAELEEVATLRDLQANAAEMLSEGLDGAQAARTALSEAVSKREDLPQRFVEDQVQMALLIASVETLDALASGLDDTINGDVTGVAPDALALRGEIPLPVQGRILRGFNEEDLAGIVRPGTLIATQPRTMVVTPVAATLRFRGQLLDYGNVVVTEPAAGILFIYAGLADVFGEVGDVLPTGTPVGLMGGDAPLVDEILTDLDAGAGARATESLYLEVREGQTPVDPATWFAIE; encoded by the coding sequence ATGTTCCGCGCAGCGGCAATTGTATTTGCTCTTTGGTCCGGTGCCGCAATGGCGGAAACCGGTCCGGCAGAAGCTGCGCAGGCGGCGGTGCAGCGGATCGAATCCGCTGCGCTGATGCTCGACGATGCGTCCTCGGCAGATGACCGCGTTGCGGCGTTGACCGAAACCGTTCGAGCATACGAGGAGGGCCTCATCTCCCTCCGCGAGGGGCTGCGCAGGGCATCAATCCGCCAGACGACTTTGGAGCAACGGCTTGAGGCGAAATCGGACGAGATTGCCAACCTGCTTGGCGTTCTACAGTCGATGAGCCGCTCCCCCGCTCCTGTCCTGCTGCTTCATCCGGCTGGTGCACTCGGCACGGCACGGTCGGGAATGATCGTGGCGGATGTGACACCTGCGCTTCAGGATCAGGCAAACGAGCTGAAGGCCGAGCTGGAAGAGGTCGCCACCCTGCGTGACCTTCAGGCGAACGCTGCCGAAATGCTGTCGGAGGGCCTCGACGGAGCGCAAGCGGCGCGCACCGCGCTGTCCGAAGCGGTTTCCAAGCGCGAAGATCTGCCCCAACGCTTTGTCGAAGATCAGGTGCAGATGGCGCTGCTGATCGCGTCCGTTGAAACACTCGATGCACTGGCCAGTGGGCTCGACGATACCATCAATGGCGACGTCACGGGCGTTGCCCCTGATGCGCTGGCACTGCGCGGAGAGATCCCGCTCCCTGTTCAAGGGCGCATCCTGCGCGGCTTCAACGAAGAAGACCTTGCCGGCATCGTTCGTCCAGGCACGCTGATTGCAACGCAGCCTCGCACAATGGTGGTGACGCCGGTCGCGGCGACACTCCGTTTTCGCGGACAATTGCTCGACTACGGTAACGTCGTGGTGACTGAGCCCGCTGCGGGCATCCTTTTCATTTACGCCGGACTGGCAGATGTGTTTGGTGAGGTCGGTGACGTGCTGCCTACCGGAACGCCGGTCGGCCTGATGGGAGGCGATGCGCCTCTCGTTGACGAGATTTTGACCGATCTTGACGCAGGAGCGGGCGCACGCGCGACGGAGAGCCTTTATCTCGAAGTGCGAGAGGGGCAAACTCCGGTAGACCCCGCGACTTGGTTCGCGATCGAATAG